A part of Streptomyces sp. SLBN-31 genomic DNA contains:
- a CDS encoding NlpC/P60 family protein, protein MGAGKRGLFATAVTVVCAVTVLAVPGTAFASPTPTPSASATPASNKELEAVQAKLDRLYHDAAVATDSYNAAEEQARTQSAAIVDLAKKIVKSQQRLDELKKRAGAAAAAQYRGGGLPDEAQLLLSDDPREFLDGAGRVLEGQRATKGLIAEMTRTQQDLQQYAADASAQWKKLEANRKAKDAARKKIKKQIARAEELQGRLQKEEKERLAKLEQEAAYKAQTAWLDSGILHDINGKASEEGKKAVKFATEQIGKPYVWGAEGPKSYDCSGLTSQAWLNAGRPIPRTSQEQWKQLKHVDIKDMRPGDLIIYFDDASHVAMYIGDGAIVHAPRPGRTVTIAGAGSMPILGVVRPDA, encoded by the coding sequence ATGGGTGCGGGCAAGCGCGGTCTGTTCGCGACTGCCGTGACCGTGGTCTGCGCGGTCACCGTGCTGGCGGTGCCGGGGACGGCGTTCGCGAGCCCCACGCCCACGCCGAGCGCGTCGGCGACTCCCGCCTCCAACAAGGAGCTTGAGGCCGTCCAGGCCAAGCTCGACCGGCTCTACCACGACGCCGCCGTGGCCACGGACTCCTACAACGCGGCCGAGGAACAGGCGCGGACACAGTCCGCCGCGATCGTCGACCTGGCCAAGAAGATCGTCAAGAGTCAGCAGCGGCTGGACGAGTTGAAGAAGCGGGCGGGGGCCGCTGCCGCCGCGCAGTACCGCGGGGGCGGGCTGCCCGACGAGGCGCAGTTGCTGCTCAGCGACGATCCGCGGGAGTTCCTCGACGGTGCGGGCAGGGTGCTGGAGGGGCAGCGGGCCACCAAGGGGCTCATCGCCGAAATGACCCGCACCCAGCAGGACTTGCAGCAGTACGCGGCGGACGCCTCCGCGCAGTGGAAGAAGCTGGAGGCCAACCGCAAGGCGAAGGACGCGGCCCGGAAGAAGATCAAGAAGCAGATCGCGCGGGCCGAGGAACTCCAGGGGCGGTTGCAGAAGGAGGAGAAGGAGCGGCTCGCGAAGCTGGAGCAGGAGGCCGCCTACAAGGCGCAGACCGCCTGGCTCGACTCCGGGATCCTCCACGACATCAACGGCAAGGCGTCCGAAGAGGGCAAGAAGGCCGTCAAGTTCGCCACCGAGCAGATCGGCAAGCCGTACGTGTGGGGCGCCGAGGGGCCGAAGTCCTACGACTGCTCGGGGCTCACTTCGCAGGCGTGGCTGAACGCCGGCCGCCCCATTCCCCGTACGTCGCAGGAGCAGTGGAAGCAGCTCAAGCACGTCGACATCAAGGACATGCGGCCCGGGGACCTCATCATCTACTTCGACGACGCCAGTCATGTCGCCATGTACATCGGCGACGGCGCGATCGTGCACGCCCCGCGGCCCGGGCGGACCGTGACGATCGCCGGCGCCGGATCCATGCCGATCCTCGGGGTGGTACGGCCGGACGCGTGA